Sequence from the Streptomyces sp. NBC_00358 genome:
CGCTCAGAGGCCGCGACGGATCGACCGGCGGCCGTCCCGAGCCATCGGCAGGCACCCCGAGCAACTGCAGGTCAACCTGCGCCCGCCGGTCCAGCCTCGGCCCGGTGCAGGTCCAAGCGGGGCTCACCGCGGGCCCAACCCGCGCCCAACTCCGGGCCCACCACGGGCCCCCGGGCCCAATGGCCCGACCCCGACCTCGCGCCGCCCAGCAGCCGCGACGGAGTCGACCGGCAGCCGCCCAGAGCCATGGGCAGCCGCCCCGAGCCACCGGCAGCCACCCGGGGCGACTCCGGGTCCCACCCGGAGCCCGACCCCCCCCCACCAAGCAAACCCGCCCCGCCCCACCGGCAGCCACCGGGAGCGACTCCCGGAGCGGCTCCGGGGCCCACCGGCCAAGCACCTCGTGAGCGGCTCCGGAACCCACCGGCCGGCACCAGGGGGCCGACTCCAGGGCCCGCCGCAGCCACCCCGAGTGGCTCCGGGGTGGCTGCGGCACCTCTAGAGCGACTCCGGGACCGACCAGCAGGCACCCCGGGGGCGACTCCGGGCCCCGGCAAGCACCCCGGGGGCGACTCGGGGCCCCCGGCAACCACCCCGGCAGCCATCCCGGGGTCAGCTCCGGCGCCCCCCCGGCAGCCACCCCGTGACCGTCTCCGGTCCCCACCCGGAGCCGCCCACCCTCACGCTCCGTTCCCCCCACCCCCGCCGACACCCCGTCACCACCCCTCCCGGCAGTACATTTTCAGCCGCGCTCCCACCCCGCCTCATCGCCCGAGGGGCGTTCGGCGGGTCGACCGCGTGCGCTCGACCTGCGTACACCCCTCCGTGCGCGCGGGCCCCGCCGCGGAGCCCGGTGGGACGGGATCGCGGCGCCCCACATCAATTCCTGTCCGAATCATTGACGCGCCCGGAACCCCTCCGTAGCTTGTGCCAGCAAGCGCTTACTTGAAACGATTCATGCAGCGGTGTCGACGGTGCGGGGAGGCCCGACAGTGGGAAACAACGGGAGTGTCGAGAGGCGGACGGTCCTCAAGGCGGCCGGAGCTTCGCTGGCCGCGCTGGGGCTGGCCACGACGACGGGCTGCGGCGGGGACGGCGGCAGCGGCGCGGACGGGACGGTGACGATCCGTTACGCCTGGTGGGGTGCGGACGAGCGGGCGAAGCGGATCAACCAGTCCATCGCGCTCTTCGAGAAGAAGTATCCGAAGGTCAAGGTGAAGACGGACTTCCAGGATTATGTGGCCTTCTGGGAGAAGTTCCAGACCCAGGCCGCCGGCGGAAATCCGCCGGACGTATTCCAGAACGCCGTCGGATTTCTGCGGAAGTACGACAAGCGGGGGATCCTGCTCGACCTCAAGTCCCAGGTAGACGCCGGAAATCTCAGCCTGAAAAACTTCCGCGCCGGGGTCGAGAAGGTCGGACAGGTCGACGGAAAGCAGCTCGGAATTCCCGTCGGATCCAACACCATGTCACTTGTCATCGACGAGAAGGTGTTCGACAAGGCGGGTATCAAGCCGAAGCAGGGCTGGACCTGGGACGAGTACTTCGCCGCGCTCAAGCGTATTCACGACACCCAGAAGGTGGCAGGCGACACGGGCTACTTCAGCATCATGTACCTGTACGACCTCTACCTCCGGCAGAACGGCAAGGCGTTCTTCACCAAGGACGGACTCGGTTTCGACGAGGCCGATCTGACGGAGTGGTGGACCGACGGCTACAACCGCGTGAAGGCCGGCATCATCACCGACCCCAAGCGGGTGGAGCAGGACAAGCCCAAGTCCTC
This genomic interval carries:
- a CDS encoding ABC transporter substrate-binding protein, translating into MGNNGSVERRTVLKAAGASLAALGLATTTGCGGDGGSGADGTVTIRYAWWGADERAKRINQSIALFEKKYPKVKVKTDFQDYVAFWEKFQTQAAGGNPPDVFQNAVGFLRKYDKRGILLDLKSQVDAGNLSLKNFRAGVEKVGQVDGKQLGIPVGSNTMSLVIDEKVFDKAGIKPKQGWTWDEYFAALKRIHDTQKVAGDTGYFSIMYLYDLYLRQNGKAFFTKDGLGFDEADLTEWWTDGYNRVKAGIITDPKRVEQDKPKSSLSAGHAASEFTWDNFTVRYTAEGDSTYGLAPIPTTDGKQTGQYLASLMLSASAHTEHPKEVAQFIDFMVHDPEVGKIMGYDRGILATTEQFDAFHPADAPSKAIAQYEQDVAAAGVLGTITPHPAGADTVESAFLRIGGDMSQGTTKVSDAVKQFFSEAKTALAT